Proteins encoded by one window of Vitis riparia cultivar Riparia Gloire de Montpellier isolate 1030 chromosome 11, EGFV_Vit.rip_1.0, whole genome shotgun sequence:
- the LOC117924550 gene encoding uncharacterized protein LOC117924550: MYCNFTKCQAFPLAIRVSSQPICFRKFHTLKTQFLPIGFHPKPSQNPILVKCATLSCGFGCKPHENSHSLKSTGNLIELHQKALEKGTTRRPRSVSCGFRLKNVVQSYNFLRGRSFSSSYSARVVGGSGAMRTGKALPWLTAKGAKERKSSDKVVNLKNNQSYREKSAKRSEKVTTAETSRSSWEESAERFGKNHSSRELLPKNGTLRAGTEGSKNIMVDMVESQKNGYMEREESAEEEMEVIDDPRWDKIKDRYTETGDVKGRYERPELRRWNKQENWGRKTWKEATESTIPKIVGEGIYGVGPVLAALSAGRREFYALYVQEGLDLSGNNRKKKDKKGFEKVLKLAEKIGLSIKDLSKHDLNMVVDNRPHQGLVLDASPLEMVKIKELDPVLTEGEKGPLWVALDEVTDPQNLGAIIRSAYFFGVSGVVLCAKNSAPLSGVVSKASAGSLELMELRFCKNMMQFLTSSAENGWQVLGGSVSPRAIPLNEISPGAPTILVLGSEGTGLRPLVERSCTQLIRIPGNIPVHVTAGEVEDVDTSEMDRRCLTEDFQSFLAVESLNVSVAAGVLLHHLVGNSYDNNCLLGDKQVDALQ, encoded by the coding sequence ATGTACTGTAATTTCACAAAGTGCCAGGCATTTCCCTTGGCTATTAGGGTTTCATCACAGCCCATATGCTTCCGAAAGTTCCACACATTGAAAACCCAGTTCTTGCCAATTGGATTTCATCCAAAACCCTCACAAAACCCCATTTTGGTGAAATGCGCAACCCTCTCATGTGGGTTTGGTTGCAAACCCCATGAGAACTCCCATTCGTTGAAATCCACTGGGAATTTGATTGAGTTGCATCAGAAAGCCCTTGAAAAGGGCACAACAAGAAGACCCAGAAGCGTCTCCTGTGGATTTCGTCTCAAAAATGTTGTGCaaagttacaattttttaaGAGGTAGAAGTTTTTCGAGTTCATATTCTGCGAGAGTTGTTGGAGGCAGTGGTGCAATGAGAACTGGGAAAGCACTTCCCTGGTTAACAGCAAAGGGagctaaggaaaggaaaagctcagACAAAGTggtgaatttgaaaaataatcagTCTTATCGGGAGAAATCAGCTAAAAGGTCAGAGAAAGTGACAACTGCAGAAACTAGTCGCTCTTCCTGGGAGGAATCAGCAGAAAGATTTGGGAAAAATCACAGTTCAAGGGAGCTTCTTCCAAAAAATGGTACACTTAGAGCGGGGACTGAGGGAAGTAAGAATATAATGGTAGACATGGTAGAGAGTCAGAAAAATGGTTATATGGAGAGAGAAGAAAGTGCTGAAGAAGAAATGGAGGTTATTGATGATCCAAGATGGGATAAGATTAAGGATAGGTATACGGAAACTGGGGATGTCAAAGGCAGATATGAGAGACCAGAATTACGAAGGTGGAATAAGCAGGAAAATTGGGGTAGAAAGACATGGAAAGAAGCTACTGAATCTACAATACCTAAGATTGTTGGTGAAGGAATTTATGGGGTTGGTCCTGTTCTTGCTGCATTGTCTGCTGGAAGAAGAGAATTTTATGCATTGTATGTTCAAGAAGGATTGGATTTGAGTGGTAATAATAGGAAGAAGAAGGACAAGAAAGGGTTTGAGAAGGTTTTGAAGCTAGCAGAAAAAATTGGTTTAAGCATTAAAGACTTATCAAAGCATGATCTCAATATGGTTGTTGATAACCGACCCCATCAGGGACTGGTGCTAGATGCTTCTCCATTGGAGATggtaaaaataaaggaattggaCCCTGTTTTAACTGAGGGAGAGAAGGGTCCCTTATGGGTAGCACTGGATGAGGTTACAGATCCTCAGAATTTGGGGGCAATTATTCGGTCTGCTTACTTTTTTGGAGTTTCAGGGGTGGTATTATGTGCAAAGAACTCAGCTCCATTGAGTGGCGTTGTGAGCAAAGCAAGTGCAGGCTCCCTCGAGTTGATGGAGCTCAGGTTTTGCAAGAATATGATGCAGTTCTTAACATCATCTGCTGAAAATGGTTGGCAGGTTCTTGGAGGCTCAGTATCTCCAAGAGCAATTCCTTTGAATGAGATTTCACCTGGTGCACCCACAATTCTTGTTTTGGGCAGTGAGGGCACTGGGTTGAGACCTTTGGTGGAGAGGTCATGTACTCAGTTAATTAGGATCCCTGGAAACATTCCAGTGCATGTAACTGCAGGAGAAGTTGAAGATGTGGATACCTCAGAGATGGATCGTAGGTGCTTGACTGAAGACTTCCAGTCCTTTTTGGCAGTTGAGAGTTTGAATGTCAGTGTTGCTGCTGGAGTGCTTCTTCACCATTTGGTTGGGAATAGCTATGATAACAATTGCCTCTTAGGTGATAAGCAAGTCGATGCACTTCAATGA